The following proteins are co-located in the Desulfatitalea tepidiphila genome:
- the asd gene encoding aspartate-semialdehyde dehydrogenase, which yields MLTVGFVGWRGMVGSVLMERMRSENDFANFNFVFFSTSQAGQPGPWIGHETGPVEDANDIERLKQMDIIVSCQGGNYTQASYPKLRQSGWNGYWIDAASTLRMEKNSVIILDPVNLHVIKEALAAGVKDFIGGNCTVSLMLMGLGGLFANNLVEWMTSMTYQAASGAGAQNMRELVCQMQVIGQHACDLISDPASAILEIDRNVSETLRREDFPTENFGAPLAGCLIPWIDRPMENGQTREEWKGMAETNKILGRENTPVPIDGLCVRIGAMRCHSQALTIKLTRDVPLDEIEAMLAEHNAWVRVVPNQKEITLRELTPARVSGRLEVPVGRIRKLNIGPQYLTAFTVGDQLLWGAAEPLRRMLGILKEHLS from the coding sequence ATGCTAACGGTCGGATTTGTCGGCTGGCGCGGAATGGTCGGTTCGGTGCTCATGGAGCGCATGCGAAGCGAAAATGATTTTGCAAATTTTAACTTTGTTTTCTTTTCCACTTCACAGGCCGGACAACCGGGCCCTTGGATCGGTCATGAAACCGGTCCCGTGGAAGATGCAAACGATATTGAACGCCTCAAGCAGATGGATATCATCGTGTCGTGCCAGGGCGGGAATTATACCCAGGCATCCTATCCCAAATTGCGCCAGAGTGGATGGAATGGATACTGGATCGACGCGGCCTCGACCTTGCGGATGGAAAAAAACAGCGTGATCATCCTCGACCCCGTCAACCTCCACGTCATCAAGGAGGCACTCGCCGCCGGGGTCAAAGACTTCATCGGCGGCAATTGTACCGTCTCCCTGATGCTGATGGGGCTCGGCGGTCTATTTGCCAACAACCTGGTCGAATGGATGACCTCGATGACCTACCAGGCGGCCTCGGGTGCGGGCGCCCAGAACATGCGCGAACTGGTTTGCCAGATGCAGGTGATCGGTCAACATGCCTGCGATTTAATCTCAGACCCGGCATCCGCCATCCTCGAAATCGATCGGAATGTGTCGGAAACGCTGCGCCGAGAAGATTTCCCCACTGAAAATTTCGGCGCGCCGCTGGCCGGCTGCCTGATTCCCTGGATCGACCGCCCCATGGAAAACGGGCAGACGCGTGAAGAGTGGAAGGGCATGGCCGAGACGAATAAGATTCTGGGCCGTGAAAACACCCCTGTTCCCATCGACGGCCTCTGTGTCAGGATCGGCGCCATGCGCTGTCACAGCCAAGCCCTCACGATCAAGCTGACCAGGGATGTCCCTCTGGATGAAATCGAGGCGATGCTGGCCGAACACAACGCCTGGGTGCGGGTGGTTCCGAACCAAAAAGAGATCACCCTGCGCGAACTGACGCCGGCCAGAGTCTCGGGCAGACTGGAGGTACCGGTGGGCCGCATCCGGAAATTGAATATAGGCCCCCAATACCTGACCGCCTTCACCGTAGGAGACCAGTTGCTCTGGGGAGCCGCCGAGCCTCTGCGCCGCATGCTGGGCATTCTCAAAGAGCATCTTTCATAA